In Anabrus simplex isolate iqAnaSimp1 chromosome 4, ASM4041472v1, whole genome shotgun sequence, a single genomic region encodes these proteins:
- the LOC137500470 gene encoding uncharacterized protein, which yields MDRRGSAGTAGFPPDPKSTAPSHRAINWTSRVWGIAGPIGLEPSVGLTVCVESPIQVAVSIERDSLSSGTTSGRDFVLEVIESYRNHPCLWQVTHADYHDKVKRNNALDRLVQLFKTKDPEANRETVLKKLASMRVSYNKELRKVKASQTTGTEPSSVHVPKLWYYDQLSFLKDQDIPRRSHSVISVLDDMPFEEDESNDGDSADNDDHMSTGSQCSASSRSSRSFKRPLPRVDQVLEKISKRMDQPVTIPTPIEKIRQPHDAFGENVAEKMRSISASITPICQKLINDAIFYAEMGVLNATSRIVTGEGRLPASSSGSQDPIMRAYFDAVEPYP from the exons ATGGATCGGCGTGGCTCGGCAGGCACAGCTGGATTTCCGCCCGATCCAAAGTCCACCGCGCCGAGCCACCGAGCCATCAATTGGACTTCCCGTGTGTGGGGAATCGCGGGTCCGATTGGACTCGAGCCATCTGTTGGCCTCACCGTGTGTGTGGAATCCCCGATCCAAGTTGCTGTCAGTATTGAAAGAGACTCCTTGTCGTCTGGTACTACTAGCGGGCGCGATTTCGTACTTGAGGTGATTGAGAGTTATCGCAACCATCCTTGCCTGTGGCAAGTGACTCATGCAGATTATCACGACAAAGTGAAACGCAATAACGCTCTTGACCGACTTGTGCAATTATTTAAAACGAAAGATCCTGAAGCGAACCGGGAAACGGTACTAAAGAAACTTGCTTCTATGCGGGTGTCGTACAACAAAGAGCTGAGGAAG GTAAAGGCATCTCAGACCACAGGGACAGAACCGTCTAGTGTACACGTTCCTAAACTCTGGTACTACGACCAACTGAGCTTCCTAAAAGATCAAGACATACCACGAAGAAGTCATTCGGTAATTTCGGTGTTGGATGATATGCCATTTGAGGAAGATGAG agCAATGATGGAGATTCGGCAGATAATGATGATCACATGAGCACTGGGAGTCAATGTTCAGCATCATCCAGATCATCTCGTTCTTTCAAGCGACCCCTTCCAAGAGTGGATCAAGTTTTAGAGAAAATATCTAAACGAATGGACCAGCCTGTCACCATTCCCACACCAATTGAAAAAATAAGGCAACCTCATGATGCGTTTGGGGAAAATGTTGCCGAAAAAATGCGGTCCATTTCGGCTTCGATAACACCTATTTGCCAAAAACTCATAAATGACGCTATTTTTTATGCTGAAATGGGAGTGTTAAACGCCACTTCCAGAATCGTCACAGGTGAAGGGCGCCTGCCTGCCTCTTCCTCAGGAAGCCAGGACCCCATAATGAGAGCGTACTTCGATGCTGTAGAGCCGTATCCATAA